The following proteins come from a genomic window of Malus domestica chromosome 02, GDT2T_hap1:
- the LOC103408455 gene encoding trihelix transcription factor PTL-like, with protein sequence MDDYEPPDLRQLMASRTQFHTPLQFPEQFSVHLNLTPPPPPHPHYHHLPIMVSSDVVPAAGLLDNHRYTSMITTTACHPTTSSAASAAAALYGIEFEHGWNNIDGANTNNNSRWPRQETLTLLEIRSALDSKFKETNQKGPLWDEVSRIMAEEHGFQRTGKKCKEKFENLYKYYKKTKEGKTGRQDGKHYRFFRQLEAIYGNHHQSTNQSSFYSRSNPLLCHTTPSDSINRDQNQEVVVQDQKLISYESLSFSNNSTEFDQTSPSKNKDDDDSLSAIDYFPMNQSTGSLKNEKKSYATSVKKKWKAKVVDFMNSQMGKVIKTQEALMEKMVKSIEASADERIAKEEEWRKQETAKYERDVHEFWAKERAWVETRDAMIMEALRKYTGEGTYNNSGKDDIAKEIGSDHSKNYPRWTEQEVTSLIQLKTSLEQTFKESEYLKEEGVWEEIAANMGSLGYTRSGGECKEKWENESVCFKMTTESNKMHKQDTKTNNMYFSQISCYEEGHEVRNRRQDGMGLQLMDEGLSPSCSNMDVNSSSLHIPFNGGENLWDERDSYVTHSLRNKRLLHW encoded by the exons atggatgactatgaacctccAGATCTCCGGCAGCTTATGGCCTCAAGAACCCAGTTTCATACGCCCTTACAATTCCCAGAGCAATTTTCAGTGCACCTCAATCTCACGCCTCCACCGCCACCTCATCCCCATTATCATCATCTCCCCATAATGGTAAGCAGTGATGTTGTTCCAGCTGCTGGCTTGCTTGACAATCATCGTTATACTAGTATGATCACGACAACAGCTTGTCATCCTACCACTTCATCGGCTgcttctgctgctgctgcattGTATGGGATAGAGTTTGAGCATGGATGGAATAATATTGATGGAGCAAATACTAACAATAATAGTAGATGGCCAAGACAAGAAACTCTTACTCTTCTTGAGATTAGATCTGCTCTTGATTCCAAGTTCAAGGAGACTAATCAGAAAGGACCTTTGTGGGATGAAGTCTCTAG GATAATGGCTGAGGAACATGGATTCCAGAGAACTGGGAAGAAATGCAAAGAAAAGTTTGAGAACTTGTATAAGTACTACAAGAAAACCAAGGAAGGCAAAACTGGGAGGCAAGATGGGAAGCACTATAGGTTCTTTCGTCAGCTTGAAGCAATTTATGGAAATCACCATCAAAGTACCAATCAGTCCTCCTTTTACAGTAGATCAAACCCTCTTCTTTGTCACACTACTCCGAGTGACAGTATTAACCGAGATCAAAATCAAGAAGTAGTTGTGCAAGACCAAAAGCTCATAAGCTACGAGAGCCTTAGTTTCTCCAATAACTCAACTGAATTTGATCAAACCTCACCCTCAAAGAACAAAGACGACGATGATTCACTTTCAGCCATTGATTATTTTCCGATGAATCAGTCAACGGGGAGCCTTAAGAATGAGAAAAAAAGCTATGCGACTTCGGTAAAGAAGAAATGGAAAGCAAAGGTGGTGGACTTTATGAACTCACAAATGGGGAAAGTAATAAAGACCCAGGAGGCATTAATGGAGAAGATGGTAAAGAGTATTGAAGCTAGTGCAGACGAGAGGATAGCTAAGGAGGAAGAATGGAGGAAGCAAGAGACGGCCAAGTATGAGCGAGATGTACATGAGTTTTGGGCTAAAGAGAGAGCATGGGTTGAAACTCGAGACGCCATGATAATGGAGGCTCTAAGAAAATATACAGGCGAAGGAACTTACAACAACAGTGGCAAGGATGATATTGCAAAAGAAATTGGCAGTGATCATAGTAAGAATTATCCTAGATGGACTGAACAAGAAGTTACAAGTTTAATACAGCTGAAGACTAGCTTggaacaaacattcaaagaaagTGAGTATCTGAAGGAGGAGGGAGTATGGGAGGAGATAGCTGCAAATATGGGTAGTTTGGGCTACACAAGGAGTGGAGGGGAGTGTAAAGAGAAATGGGAGAATGAAAGTGTTTGTTTTAAAATGACAACAGAAAGTAACAAGATGCACAAACAAGATACAAAGACTAATAACATGTACTTTAGTCAGATCTCTTGTTATGAAGAAGGCCATGAAGTTCGGAATCGAAGACAGGATGGGATGGGACTTCAATTGATGGATGAAGGGCTTTCCCCGTCATGTTCTAATATGGATGTGAACTCCAGCTCTTTGCACATTCCATTTAATGGAGGAGAAAACTTGTGGGACGAGAGAGACTCCTATGTAACCCATTCACTACGTAACAAGCGTTTATTGCACTGGTGA